The Methanobrevibacter thaueri genome contains a region encoding:
- a CDS encoding glycyl radical enzyme family protein, whose amino-acid sequence MCSSGGPMADIDLKKLKTKKYHCKDCGNSFKGLGKKVVCPSCQSDNVELAE is encoded by the coding sequence ATGTGCTCTAGTGGAGGACCAATGGCCGATATAGACTTGAAAAAATTGAAAACAAAAAAATACCATTGTAAAGACTGTGGAAATTCCTTTAAAGGACTAGGAAAGAAAGTTGTTTGTCCATCTTGTCAAAGTGACAACGTGGAACTTGCAGAGTAA